Proteins encoded together in one Mycobacteriales bacterium window:
- a CDS encoding DHH family phosphoesterase yields MNGRAVDLPEPLWAEAVGAIEGADEVALACHLGPDGDALGSLLALALGLRALGKRVVASWGSEPFRVPGQYAFLPGLDLLSPPAEFPEAPALLVTFDTGSVDRLGTLAGAVARAGCTIVVDHHASNTRYGTLNLVDEHAAASVLLVEELLRRLGVPLSADVAACVYTGLTTDTGSFKYQATTPAVHEVAARLLATGIDHAAIAREVWDTNRFGYVRLLGTLLTRAALEPGLVWTWSTQADFAEHGVGMDEIEGAIDVLRTTVEADVAVICKETPEGAYAVSMRSKGGADVGAVAVALGGGGHRYAAGFTSTADLGATIGAVRAALAR; encoded by the coding sequence GTGAACGGCCGGGCCGTCGACCTGCCGGAGCCGCTCTGGGCGGAGGCGGTCGGCGCGATCGAGGGCGCCGACGAGGTCGCGCTCGCCTGCCACCTCGGCCCCGACGGCGACGCGCTCGGCTCGCTGCTCGCGCTGGCGCTCGGGCTGCGCGCGCTCGGCAAGCGGGTCGTCGCGTCGTGGGGCAGCGAGCCGTTCCGGGTGCCGGGGCAGTACGCGTTCCTGCCCGGCCTGGACCTGCTCTCGCCGCCGGCGGAGTTCCCGGAGGCGCCGGCGCTGCTGGTGACGTTCGACACGGGGTCCGTGGACCGGCTCGGCACGCTCGCCGGTGCGGTCGCGCGGGCCGGCTGCACGATCGTGGTCGACCACCACGCCTCGAACACGCGGTACGGCACGCTGAACCTCGTCGACGAGCACGCCGCCGCGAGCGTGCTGCTGGTCGAGGAGCTGCTGCGCCGGCTCGGCGTACCGCTGTCCGCCGATGTCGCCGCCTGCGTCTACACGGGGCTGACCACCGACACCGGGTCGTTCAAGTACCAGGCGACGACGCCGGCCGTGCACGAGGTCGCGGCGCGGCTGCTCGCCACCGGCATCGACCACGCGGCGATCGCGCGGGAGGTGTGGGACACCAACCGGTTCGGCTACGTCCGGCTGCTCGGCACGCTGCTGACGCGCGCGGCGCTGGAGCCGGGGCTGGTGTGGACCTGGTCGACGCAGGCGGACTTCGCCGAGCACGGCGTCGGCATGGACGAGATCGAGGGAGCCATCGACGTGCTGCGCACGACCGTCGAGGCCGACGTCGCCGTGATCTGCAAGGAGACCCCCGAGGGCGCGTACGCCGTGTCGATGCGGTCGAAGGGCGGTGCCGACGTCGGCGCCGTCGCGGTGGCGCTCGGCGGCGGCGGCCACCGGTACGCCGCCGGGTTCACCAGCACGGCGGACCTCGGCGCGACGATCGGCGCGGTGCGCGCGGCGCTGGCGCGATGA
- a CDS encoding DUF503 domain-containing protein has product MFTGTLALDLLLGDVHSLKEKRSVVRPIVAELRRRFEVAAAEAGHLDLHRRALVGVAVVAADRAHCVEVLDAAERLVAGRPEVEVVSAHTTFHSLEDE; this is encoded by the coding sequence ATGTTCACCGGCACGCTCGCCCTCGATCTCTTGCTGGGGGACGTGCACTCGCTGAAGGAGAAGCGGTCGGTGGTGCGGCCGATCGTCGCCGAGCTGCGGCGGCGGTTCGAGGTCGCCGCCGCCGAGGCGGGGCACCTGGACCTGCACCGGCGCGCCCTGGTCGGGGTGGCGGTCGTGGCCGCCGACCGGGCGCACTGCGTGGAGGTCCTGGACGCCGCCGAACGCCTGGTGGCGGGCCGCCCGGAGGTCGAGGTCGTCTCCGCTCACACGACGTTCCACTCCTTGGAGGACGAGTAA
- the rbfA gene encoding 30S ribosome-binding factor RbfA produces MVDVARARRLADRIKTVVAETVERGVKDPRLGFVTFTDARVTPDLREATLYYTVLGDDTALHDTAVALESAKGVLRAEIGKQCRLRFTPTLTFSADRVPETADHIEALVREAREADARLAAAAANATPAGDPDPYRHPVAAGDDGAAEDDQE; encoded by the coding sequence ATGGTCGACGTGGCACGCGCGCGGCGGCTCGCCGACCGCATCAAGACGGTGGTCGCCGAGACGGTGGAACGCGGGGTGAAGGACCCGCGGCTCGGCTTCGTGACGTTCACCGACGCGCGGGTCACCCCCGACCTGCGCGAGGCGACGCTCTACTACACGGTCCTCGGCGACGACACGGCGCTGCACGACACCGCCGTCGCGCTGGAGTCGGCCAAGGGCGTGCTGCGGGCCGAGATCGGCAAGCAGTGCCGGCTGCGGTTCACGCCGACGCTGACGTTCAGCGCCGACCGGGTCCCGGAGACCGCCGACCACATCGAGGCGCTGGTCCGCGAGGCGCGGGAGGCCGACGCGCGGCTCGCCGCCGCCGCCGCCAACGCCACCCCCGCCGGCGACCCCGACCCGTACCGGCACCCGGTCGCCGCCGGGGACGACGGCGCCGCCGAGGACGACCAGGAGTGA